The following proteins come from a genomic window of Nocardiopsis sp. YSL2:
- a CDS encoding IclR family transcriptional regulator, with product MPTDDDTARGSHFVQSLERGLMVIRAFSAERPSMTLSEVARETDLTRAAARRFLLTLGDLGYVRTDGRLFSLTPRVLELGYAYVASAGLPDVAQPHLEDLSARVHESASVSVLEGDDVLYVARVATSRIMAVAITVGTRFPASATSMGRVLLAGLDDAELDAYLDRVELKPLTRFTITDPSELRAEVLRVRERGYCIVDQELEEGLRSLAAPVRDASGRVIAATNVSAHANRSSNEDIRRDLLPVLLETTARIESDLASVARRDSGS from the coding sequence ATGCCCACCGACGACGACACCGCTCGCGGCTCCCACTTCGTCCAGTCCCTGGAACGGGGCCTGATGGTGATCCGCGCCTTCTCCGCGGAGCGGCCCTCCATGACGTTGAGCGAGGTCGCCCGCGAGACCGACCTGACGCGCGCGGCCGCCCGCCGCTTCCTGCTCACCCTGGGCGACCTCGGCTACGTGCGCACCGACGGCCGGCTGTTCTCCCTCACCCCCCGCGTGCTGGAGCTCGGCTACGCCTACGTCGCCTCCGCGGGCCTGCCCGACGTGGCCCAGCCGCACCTGGAGGACCTGTCCGCCCGCGTGCACGAGTCCGCCTCGGTCTCGGTCCTGGAGGGCGACGACGTCCTCTACGTCGCGCGTGTGGCGACCTCGCGCATCATGGCCGTCGCGATCACCGTGGGTACCCGCTTCCCCGCCTCGGCCACCTCGATGGGCCGCGTGCTGCTCGCCGGGCTCGACGACGCCGAACTCGACGCCTACCTCGACCGCGTCGAACTCAAGCCGCTCACCCGCTTCACCATCACCGACCCCTCCGAGCTGCGGGCGGAGGTCCTGCGGGTACGCGAGCGCGGCTACTGCATCGTCGACCAGGAGTTGGAGGAGGGCCTGCGGTCCCTGGCCGCCCCGGTCCGCGACGCCTCGGGCCGGGTCATCGCCGCCACCAACGTCTCCGCCCACGCCAACCGCTCCTCCAACGAGGACATCCGGCGCGACCTGCTGCCCGTGCTGTTGGAGACCACCGCCCGCATCGAGTCCGACCTGGCCTCGGTCGCCCGCCGCGACTCCGGCAGCTGA